A single window of Verrucomicrobiota bacterium DNA harbors:
- a CDS encoding arylsulfatase encodes MQQSAWSSNKPFLVIFSVFILGLFQACSKPDGSARRSKPNIIFIMADDMGYGDLGSFGQEVIQTPYLDQMAKEGLRFTQVYAGSPVCAPSRSVLMTGLHTGHTTVRGNFGKFGVVGLAGGEGRVPLFAEDITVAEVLKEAGYVTGMSGKWGLGEPGTSGEPNDQGWDEWFGYLNQRMAHSYFPEFLWKNKERIDYPNNLEGKKGTYSHDLFTDFALEFVQRHKDEPFFLYLPFTVPHSRYEIPDTAPYTDRPWSDDEKVHAAMITRLDRDMGRLFESLKDLNIDQETIVFFCSDNGAAERWEGRFDSSGKLRGRKRDVYEGGIRTPMIVRWPGRVVAGETNDFPWYFADVLPTLADLAGATSPAGLDGVSVVPSILGKPQSNDRFLYWEFFESGFQQAVRWKDWKVVRMAPGLPIELYDLSKDESETRNIATQYPELVAKFETYLASARTESENWPVGE; translated from the coding sequence ATGCAACAATCAGCCTGGTCTTCAAATAAACCCTTTTTGGTCATTTTCAGTGTCTTCATTCTGGGGCTGTTTCAAGCGTGTTCCAAACCTGATGGTTCCGCTAGACGATCAAAGCCAAACATCATCTTTATAATGGCGGACGACATGGGCTATGGTGATTTGGGTTCCTTTGGTCAGGAGGTAATTCAAACGCCTTATCTGGATCAAATGGCGAAGGAAGGCCTCAGATTTACCCAGGTATACGCGGGGTCCCCGGTTTGCGCTCCATCCAGATCAGTTCTGATGACCGGGCTTCATACCGGGCATACAACCGTGCGGGGAAACTTTGGGAAATTTGGTGTTGTGGGCTTGGCCGGTGGTGAGGGACGTGTTCCTCTTTTCGCGGAAGACATCACGGTTGCGGAAGTATTGAAAGAAGCCGGCTATGTGACCGGAATGTCAGGTAAATGGGGTCTTGGTGAGCCTGGTACAAGTGGTGAACCAAACGATCAAGGTTGGGATGAATGGTTTGGTTATCTCAATCAGCGGATGGCTCATTCTTATTTCCCCGAATTTCTTTGGAAGAATAAGGAACGAATTGATTACCCCAATAATTTGGAGGGGAAAAAGGGAACCTATTCACACGACCTGTTTACGGATTTTGCGCTTGAATTTGTTCAACGGCATAAAGATGAGCCTTTCTTTTTGTATTTACCTTTTACGGTTCCTCACAGTCGTTATGAGATACCGGATACGGCTCCATACACGGACCGACCCTGGTCGGATGATGAAAAAGTGCATGCGGCAATGATCACCCGACTTGATCGTGACATGGGCCGACTATTTGAATCGTTAAAAGATCTAAATATCGATCAGGAAACCATAGTCTTCTTTTGCTCGGATAACGGAGCTGCCGAACGCTGGGAAGGTCGCTTCGATAGTTCCGGGAAACTGCGTGGCCGTAAGCGCGATGTTTATGAAGGCGGTATTCGTACGCCCATGATTGTTCGTTGGCCGGGTAGGGTGGTCGCCGGAGAGACGAATGACTTCCCCTGGTACTTTGCCGACGTGTTACCAACCTTGGCTGACCTCGCTGGAGCTACTTCACCAGCGGGCCTGGACGGAGTCAGTGTAGTTCCGTCGATACTTGGTAAACCGCAATCGAATGATCGTTTCCTGTATTGGGAATTTTTTGAAAGCGGATTTCAACAAGCGGTTCGATGGAAAGATTGGAAGGTTGTCCGAATGGCCCCCGGCTTGCCGATTGAGCTGTACGATCTCTCCAAAGATGAAAGTGAAACGAGGAATATCGCCACTCAGTATCCAGAACTTGTAGCAAAATTCGAAACCTATTTAGCCTCGGCTAGAACCGAGTCGGAAAATTGGCCAGTCGGAGAG